One part of the Glycine soja cultivar W05 chromosome 11, ASM419377v2, whole genome shotgun sequence genome encodes these proteins:
- the LOC114376113 gene encoding ubiquitin-activating enzyme E1 1-like isoform X1, translated as MLRELGLGFFLVVVPLLLSRFFGFDFDPLRDRDANSWFFFLIAFVLVLTIAFRRSSLLHYMLPTKRPCEGLVAEEEIDHNINNNNNSNSSSLKKKRIAAGTADSTVKNDESTVRSFNNSNSNNSSNSGDASEGASDMALGESNPPDIDEDLHSRQLAVYGRETMRRLFGSNVLVSGMQGLGVEIAKNLILAGVKSVTLHDEGTVELWDLSSNFVFSENDVGKNRAAASVSKLQELNNAVVVQSLTTQLTKEHLSNFQAVVFTDISLEKACEFNDYCHSHQPHIAFIKTEVRGLFGSVFCDFGPEFTVVDVDGEEPRTGIIASINNDNPALVSCVDDERLEFQDGDLVVFSEIHGMKELNDGKPRKIKNARAYSFTLEEDTTNYGMYEKGGIVTQVKQPKVLNFKPLREALSDPGDFLLSDFSKFDRPPLLHLAFQALDKFIFELGRFPFAGSEDDALKFISFASYINDSLGDGKLEDINPKLLRYFAFGSRAVLNPMAAVFGGIVGQEVVKACSGKFHPLFQFFYFDSVESLPSEPLDPNDFRPVNGRYDAQISVFGQKLQKKLEDSKVFVVGSGALGCEFLKNLALMGVSCGSQGKLTITDDDVIEKSNLSRQFLFRDWNIGQAKSTVAASAAAAINPSFNIEALQNRVGSETENVFNDTFWENLSVVVNALDNVNARLYVDQRCLYFQKPLLESGTLGAKCNTQMVIPHLTENYGASRDPPEKQAPMCTVHSFPHNIDHCLTWARSEFEGLLEKTPAEVNAYLSNPSEYTNAMKNAGDAQARDNLERVLECLDREKCETFEDCITWARLKFEDYFVNRVKQLIYTFPEDAATSTGALFWSAPKRFPRPLQFSATDLGHLYFVLSASILRAETFGIPIPDWGKNPRKMAEAVDRVIVPDFQPKKDVKIVTDEKATSLSTASIDDAAVINDLVIKLERCRANLSPVFRMKPIQFEKDDDTNYHMDVIAGLANMRARNYSIPEVDKLKAKFIAGRIIPAIATSTAMATGLVCLELYKALDGGHKVEDYRNTFANLALPLFSMAEPVPPKIIKHQDMSWTVWDRWILGNNPTLRELLEWLKAKGLNAYSISCGSCLLYNSMFPRHKDRMDKKVADLARDVAKLEIPSYRRHLDVVVACEDDEDNDIDIPQISVYFR; from the exons ATGCTGCGTGAgctagggttagggtttttcCTCGTCGTTGTTCCGTTACTCCTTTCGCGGTTTTTTGGTTTTGACTTCGATCCTCTTCGCGATCGAGACGCTAATTCTTGGTTCTTCTTCCTGATTGCTTTTGTTCTTGTGCTCACGATCGCGTTTCGTCGCAGCTCATTACTGCACTATATGCTTCCAACTAAGAGACCTTGCGAAGGACTGGTTGCAGAAGAAGAGATCGAccacaacatcaacaacaacaacaacagcaacagcagTTCTCTCAAGAAGAAACGGATTGCCGCCGGAACCGCCGATTcgacggtgaagaacgacgaaagCACCGTCCGGAGCttcaacaacagcaacagcaacaacagcagcaacagCGGGGACGCGAGTGAAGGAGCGTCGGATATGGCTTTGGGCGAATCGAACCCGCCGGACATCGATGAGGATCTCCACAGCCGACAACTCGCCGTGTATGGGCGAGAGACCATGCGGAGGCTCTTCGGTTCCAACGTTCTCGTCTCCGGGATGCAGGGTCTTGGCGTCGAGATTG CAAAGAATCTCATTCTTGCTGGTGTCAAGTCCGTGACCTTGCATGATGAGGGGACTGTGGAGCTGTGGGATCTATCCAGTAACTTTGTGTTTTCAGAGAATGATGTTGGTAAAAACAGGGCAGCAGCTTCTGTTAGTAAGCTGCAGGAGCTCAACAATGCAGTGGTTGTACAAAGCTTGACTACTCAGCTGACTAAAGAGCACCTTTCCAATTTCCAA GCTGTTGTTTTTACTGATATCAGTCTTGAGAAAGCCTGTGAGTTCAATGATTACTGCCACAGTCATCAGCCTCATATTGCCTTTATTAAAACTGAAGTTAGAGGCCTTTTTGGTTCTGTGTTCTGTGATTTTGGGCCTGAGTTTACTGTTGTTGATGTGGATGGTGAAGAACCCCGTACTGGCATTATTGCATCCATAAACAATGACAACCCTGCTCTAGTATCCTGTGTTGATGATGAGAGGCTTGAGTTTCAGGATGGAGATCTTGTTGTATTCTCTGAAATTCATGGTATGAAAGAATTGAATGATGGAAAgccaagaaagataaaaaatgctAGAGCATATTCTTTTACTCTTGAAGAAGACACCACAAATTATGGTATGTATGAGAAAGGTGGTATTGTCACGCAGGTCAAACAACCTAAGGTATTGAACTTTAAGCCACTCAGGGAAGCACTCAGTGATCCTGGCGATTTTCTTCTGAGTGATTTTTCGAAGTTTGATCGCCCACCTCTCCTTCACTTAGCTTTCCAGGCTTTGgataaattcatttttgagtTAGGTCGCTTCCCTTTTGCTGGTTCAGAGGATGATGCACTGAAGTTTATATCTTTTGCTAGTTATATTAATGACAGCTTAGGGGATGGGAAATTAGAAGACATAAATCCAAAACTTTTGCGATACTTTGCCTTTGGTTCTAGGGCTGTATTGAATCCTATGGCTGCCGTGTTTGGTGGAATAGTTGGACAAGAGGTTGTCAAAGCATGCTCTGGGAAGTTTCATCCACTTTTTCAG TTCTTCTACTTCGACTCTGTGGAATCACTGCCTTCAGAACCATTGGACCCAAATGATTTCAGACCAGTAAATGGTCGTTATGATGCACAGATTTCAGTATTTGGACAGAAATTGCAGAAGAAATTAGAGGATTCTAAAGTGTTTGTTGTTGGATCTGGTGCTTTGGGATgcgaatttttaaaaaatcttgctCTCATGGGAGTTTCTTGTGGAAGTCAGGGGAAGCTCACTATTACTGATGATGATGTGATAGAGAAGAGTAACTTAAGCAGACAGTTCCTTTTCCGTGATTGGAATATTGGACAGGCCAAGTCCACAGTTGCTGCTTCAGCTGCTGCAGCTATAAATCCTAGTTTTAATATTGAAGCTCTACAAAATCGGGTTGGTTCTGAAACTGAGAATGTGTTTAATGATACCTTCTGGGAAAACTTGAGTGTCGTTGTAAATGCACTGGACAACGTTAATGCAAGACTATATGTTGATCAGAGATGCTTGTATTTCCAAAAGCCTCTTCTTGAGTCTGGAACTCTGGGAGCCAAATGCAATACGCAGATGGTAATTCCCCACCTGACAGAAAACTATGGTGCATCAAGAGATCCACCTGAGAAACAGGCACCAATGTGCACTGTACACTCATTTCCACACAATATTGACCATTGCTTGACATGGGCGCGATCTGAGTTTGAGGGTTTGCTTGAGAAAACTCCAGCTGAAGTAAATGCATATTTGTCTAACCCAAGTGAATATACTAATGCAATGAAAAATGCTGGTGATGCTCAAGCAAGGGATAACTTGGAGCGTGTTCTTGAGTGCCTAGACCGGGAGAAGTGTGAAACTTTTGAAGATTGTATCACTTGGGCTCGGCTAAA GTTTGAGGATTATTTTGTTAACCGGGTGAAGCAGTTGATCTATACTTTTCCTGAAGATGCTGCAACTAGTACTGGAGCTCTGTTCTGGTCTGCACCAAAAAGATTCCCTCGTCCACTACAGTTCTCAGCGACTGATTTGGGTCATCTATATTTTGTGTTGTCAGCTTCTATTTTACGGGCAGAAACATTTGGTATCCCAATCCCTGACTGGGGTAAGAACCCTAGGAAGATGGCTGAAGCTGTTGATAGGGTGATAGTACCTGACTTTCAGCCTAAGAAAGATGTGAAAATAGTGACAGATGAGAAGGCCACCAGTCTCTCTACAGCTTCTATAGATGATGCAGCGGTTATTAATGATCTAGTAATCAAGTTAGAGAGGTGCCGGGCAAATCTTTCACCAGTGTTCAGGATGAAACCAATCCAATTTGAGAAG GATGATGACACAAACTACCATATGGATGTGATTGCTGGGCTTGCCAACATGAGGGCACGGAATTACAGCATTCCTGAGGTTGACAAGCTTAAAGCCAAGTTTATTGCTGGCCGGATCATTCCTGCAATTGCAACCTCGACTGCCATGGCAACTGGTCTTGTCTGCCTGGAACTCTACAAAGCTTTGGATGGAGGACACAAAGTCGAAGACTACAGAAACACATTTGCTAACTTGGCACTACCTCTGTTTTCAATGGCTGAACCAGTTCCACCGAAAATTATCAAGCATCAAGATATGAGTTGGACAGTTTGGGATAGATGGATTCTCGGAAACAATCCTACCCTCAGGGAACTTCTCGAGTGGCTGAAAGCAAAGGGCTTGAATGCTTATAGCATCTCTTGTGGAAGTTGCCTACTCTATAATAGCATGTTCCCTAGGCATAAGGATCGAATGGACAAAAAGGTTGCAGATCTGGCAAGGGATGTAGCCAAGTTGGAAATTCCTTCCTACCGTCGCCATTTGGATGTTGTTGTGGCATGCGAGGATGACGAGGATAATGACATCGACATCCCTCAGATATCCGTTTATTTCCGTTAG
- the LOC114376113 gene encoding ubiquitin-activating enzyme E1 1-like isoform X2, translating to MLPTKRPCEGLVAEEEIDHNINNNNNSNSSSLKKKRIAAGTADSTVKNDESTVRSFNNSNSNNSSNSGDASEGASDMALGESNPPDIDEDLHSRQLAVYGRETMRRLFGSNVLVSGMQGLGVEIAKNLILAGVKSVTLHDEGTVELWDLSSNFVFSENDVGKNRAAASVSKLQELNNAVVVQSLTTQLTKEHLSNFQAVVFTDISLEKACEFNDYCHSHQPHIAFIKTEVRGLFGSVFCDFGPEFTVVDVDGEEPRTGIIASINNDNPALVSCVDDERLEFQDGDLVVFSEIHGMKELNDGKPRKIKNARAYSFTLEEDTTNYGMYEKGGIVTQVKQPKVLNFKPLREALSDPGDFLLSDFSKFDRPPLLHLAFQALDKFIFELGRFPFAGSEDDALKFISFASYINDSLGDGKLEDINPKLLRYFAFGSRAVLNPMAAVFGGIVGQEVVKACSGKFHPLFQFFYFDSVESLPSEPLDPNDFRPVNGRYDAQISVFGQKLQKKLEDSKVFVVGSGALGCEFLKNLALMGVSCGSQGKLTITDDDVIEKSNLSRQFLFRDWNIGQAKSTVAASAAAAINPSFNIEALQNRVGSETENVFNDTFWENLSVVVNALDNVNARLYVDQRCLYFQKPLLESGTLGAKCNTQMVIPHLTENYGASRDPPEKQAPMCTVHSFPHNIDHCLTWARSEFEGLLEKTPAEVNAYLSNPSEYTNAMKNAGDAQARDNLERVLECLDREKCETFEDCITWARLKFEDYFVNRVKQLIYTFPEDAATSTGALFWSAPKRFPRPLQFSATDLGHLYFVLSASILRAETFGIPIPDWGKNPRKMAEAVDRVIVPDFQPKKDVKIVTDEKATSLSTASIDDAAVINDLVIKLERCRANLSPVFRMKPIQFEKDDDTNYHMDVIAGLANMRARNYSIPEVDKLKAKFIAGRIIPAIATSTAMATGLVCLELYKALDGGHKVEDYRNTFANLALPLFSMAEPVPPKIIKHQDMSWTVWDRWILGNNPTLRELLEWLKAKGLNAYSISCGSCLLYNSMFPRHKDRMDKKVADLARDVAKLEIPSYRRHLDVVVACEDDEDNDIDIPQISVYFR from the exons ATGCTTCCAACTAAGAGACCTTGCGAAGGACTGGTTGCAGAAGAAGAGATCGAccacaacatcaacaacaacaacaacagcaacagcagTTCTCTCAAGAAGAAACGGATTGCCGCCGGAACCGCCGATTcgacggtgaagaacgacgaaagCACCGTCCGGAGCttcaacaacagcaacagcaacaacagcagcaacagCGGGGACGCGAGTGAAGGAGCGTCGGATATGGCTTTGGGCGAATCGAACCCGCCGGACATCGATGAGGATCTCCACAGCCGACAACTCGCCGTGTATGGGCGAGAGACCATGCGGAGGCTCTTCGGTTCCAACGTTCTCGTCTCCGGGATGCAGGGTCTTGGCGTCGAGATTG CAAAGAATCTCATTCTTGCTGGTGTCAAGTCCGTGACCTTGCATGATGAGGGGACTGTGGAGCTGTGGGATCTATCCAGTAACTTTGTGTTTTCAGAGAATGATGTTGGTAAAAACAGGGCAGCAGCTTCTGTTAGTAAGCTGCAGGAGCTCAACAATGCAGTGGTTGTACAAAGCTTGACTACTCAGCTGACTAAAGAGCACCTTTCCAATTTCCAA GCTGTTGTTTTTACTGATATCAGTCTTGAGAAAGCCTGTGAGTTCAATGATTACTGCCACAGTCATCAGCCTCATATTGCCTTTATTAAAACTGAAGTTAGAGGCCTTTTTGGTTCTGTGTTCTGTGATTTTGGGCCTGAGTTTACTGTTGTTGATGTGGATGGTGAAGAACCCCGTACTGGCATTATTGCATCCATAAACAATGACAACCCTGCTCTAGTATCCTGTGTTGATGATGAGAGGCTTGAGTTTCAGGATGGAGATCTTGTTGTATTCTCTGAAATTCATGGTATGAAAGAATTGAATGATGGAAAgccaagaaagataaaaaatgctAGAGCATATTCTTTTACTCTTGAAGAAGACACCACAAATTATGGTATGTATGAGAAAGGTGGTATTGTCACGCAGGTCAAACAACCTAAGGTATTGAACTTTAAGCCACTCAGGGAAGCACTCAGTGATCCTGGCGATTTTCTTCTGAGTGATTTTTCGAAGTTTGATCGCCCACCTCTCCTTCACTTAGCTTTCCAGGCTTTGgataaattcatttttgagtTAGGTCGCTTCCCTTTTGCTGGTTCAGAGGATGATGCACTGAAGTTTATATCTTTTGCTAGTTATATTAATGACAGCTTAGGGGATGGGAAATTAGAAGACATAAATCCAAAACTTTTGCGATACTTTGCCTTTGGTTCTAGGGCTGTATTGAATCCTATGGCTGCCGTGTTTGGTGGAATAGTTGGACAAGAGGTTGTCAAAGCATGCTCTGGGAAGTTTCATCCACTTTTTCAG TTCTTCTACTTCGACTCTGTGGAATCACTGCCTTCAGAACCATTGGACCCAAATGATTTCAGACCAGTAAATGGTCGTTATGATGCACAGATTTCAGTATTTGGACAGAAATTGCAGAAGAAATTAGAGGATTCTAAAGTGTTTGTTGTTGGATCTGGTGCTTTGGGATgcgaatttttaaaaaatcttgctCTCATGGGAGTTTCTTGTGGAAGTCAGGGGAAGCTCACTATTACTGATGATGATGTGATAGAGAAGAGTAACTTAAGCAGACAGTTCCTTTTCCGTGATTGGAATATTGGACAGGCCAAGTCCACAGTTGCTGCTTCAGCTGCTGCAGCTATAAATCCTAGTTTTAATATTGAAGCTCTACAAAATCGGGTTGGTTCTGAAACTGAGAATGTGTTTAATGATACCTTCTGGGAAAACTTGAGTGTCGTTGTAAATGCACTGGACAACGTTAATGCAAGACTATATGTTGATCAGAGATGCTTGTATTTCCAAAAGCCTCTTCTTGAGTCTGGAACTCTGGGAGCCAAATGCAATACGCAGATGGTAATTCCCCACCTGACAGAAAACTATGGTGCATCAAGAGATCCACCTGAGAAACAGGCACCAATGTGCACTGTACACTCATTTCCACACAATATTGACCATTGCTTGACATGGGCGCGATCTGAGTTTGAGGGTTTGCTTGAGAAAACTCCAGCTGAAGTAAATGCATATTTGTCTAACCCAAGTGAATATACTAATGCAATGAAAAATGCTGGTGATGCTCAAGCAAGGGATAACTTGGAGCGTGTTCTTGAGTGCCTAGACCGGGAGAAGTGTGAAACTTTTGAAGATTGTATCACTTGGGCTCGGCTAAA GTTTGAGGATTATTTTGTTAACCGGGTGAAGCAGTTGATCTATACTTTTCCTGAAGATGCTGCAACTAGTACTGGAGCTCTGTTCTGGTCTGCACCAAAAAGATTCCCTCGTCCACTACAGTTCTCAGCGACTGATTTGGGTCATCTATATTTTGTGTTGTCAGCTTCTATTTTACGGGCAGAAACATTTGGTATCCCAATCCCTGACTGGGGTAAGAACCCTAGGAAGATGGCTGAAGCTGTTGATAGGGTGATAGTACCTGACTTTCAGCCTAAGAAAGATGTGAAAATAGTGACAGATGAGAAGGCCACCAGTCTCTCTACAGCTTCTATAGATGATGCAGCGGTTATTAATGATCTAGTAATCAAGTTAGAGAGGTGCCGGGCAAATCTTTCACCAGTGTTCAGGATGAAACCAATCCAATTTGAGAAG GATGATGACACAAACTACCATATGGATGTGATTGCTGGGCTTGCCAACATGAGGGCACGGAATTACAGCATTCCTGAGGTTGACAAGCTTAAAGCCAAGTTTATTGCTGGCCGGATCATTCCTGCAATTGCAACCTCGACTGCCATGGCAACTGGTCTTGTCTGCCTGGAACTCTACAAAGCTTTGGATGGAGGACACAAAGTCGAAGACTACAGAAACACATTTGCTAACTTGGCACTACCTCTGTTTTCAATGGCTGAACCAGTTCCACCGAAAATTATCAAGCATCAAGATATGAGTTGGACAGTTTGGGATAGATGGATTCTCGGAAACAATCCTACCCTCAGGGAACTTCTCGAGTGGCTGAAAGCAAAGGGCTTGAATGCTTATAGCATCTCTTGTGGAAGTTGCCTACTCTATAATAGCATGTTCCCTAGGCATAAGGATCGAATGGACAAAAAGGTTGCAGATCTGGCAAGGGATGTAGCCAAGTTGGAAATTCCTTCCTACCGTCGCCATTTGGATGTTGTTGTGGCATGCGAGGATGACGAGGATAATGACATCGACATCCCTCAGATATCCGTTTATTTCCGTTAG
- the LOC114375230 gene encoding LRR repeats and ubiquitin-like domain-containing protein At2g30105, with the protein MSSLVVKNSSSKDGPVWKKAQVVPKSRKDDSGSNNDMKKIPVKNRMERWKATGVVALSECNLEVIPDEVWVCGSSARVLDCNNNSITDVPDEIARLTGLDKLFINANEIVDKSIRWEGLTTLKYLTVLSLNHNNLTTLSSTLGSLTSLRELHVSNNKLSGLPNEIRHLTQLEVLRANNNRYYLNLVLD; encoded by the exons ATGTCCTCCCTCGTGGTCAAAAACTCATCTTCAAAG GATGGTCCTGTCTGGAAGAAAGCTCAGGTTGTTCCCAAATCGAGAAAAGATGACTCAGGCTCTAACAACGACATGAAGAAAATTCCTGTTAAGAACAGGATGGAACGGTGGAAAGCAACAGGAGTTGTGGCATTGTCTGAATGCAACTTGGAG gTCATACCTGATGAAGTGTGGGTTTGTGGATCTTCTGCAAGAGTTCTAGATTGCAACAACAATTCAATTACAGATGTCCCTGATGAAATTGCACGTCTTACCGGTCTAGAT AAACTATTCATCAATGCAAATGAGATAGTGGATAAATCGATTAGGTGGGAAGGACTAACAACTCTGAAGTACCTAACTGTATTATCATTGAACCATAACAA TTTAACTACTTTGTCGTCTACTCTTGGATCTCTTACCTCGTTAAGGGAGCTGCATGTTTCCAATAATAAATTGAGTGGCCTTCCTAATGAAATAAGGCATCTGACACAATTAGAAGTTTTGCGAGCCAACAATAATAGGTATTATTTAAACCTCGTACTTGATTAA